A window from Mogibacterium neglectum encodes these proteins:
- a CDS encoding SAP domain-containing protein codes for MKDNRADFINIKSFEEFNRYYWYREELSQICKSLGLEYRGTKQELNHIIEQYFKGNIIEKSVRKVNKKQAEAITLNTPLLECGFSFNQKFREYFSVVTGVDPFKFNANMATAWRKVKAENDLNFTIQDMLKVYYGESDYAKYDHSVCQWNQFLKDFCSDEFSDFYSNKLKVAAILWKEVRDSTNEKTYSSQLLDEYRYKIEEYLK; via the coding sequence TTGAAAGATAATCGAGCGGATTTTATCAATATAAAATCATTTGAGGAATTTAACAGATACTATTGGTATCGAGAAGAACTTTCGCAAATTTGTAAATCTCTTGGATTAGAATACAGAGGTACAAAACAGGAGCTGAATCATATTATAGAACAATATTTCAAAGGAAATATAATAGAAAAGTCTGTAAGGAAAGTAAACAAAAAACAAGCCGAAGCGATAACCTTAAATACGCCGTTGCTTGAATGTGGCTTTTCCTTTAACCAAAAATTTCGAGAGTATTTTTCGGTTGTAACAGGTGTTGATCCATTCAAATTTAATGCTAATATGGCTACAGCTTGGCGAAAAGTAAAAGCTGAGAATGACTTAAACTTTACAATTCAAGATATGCTAAAAGTATACTATGGCGAGTCAGACTATGCTAAGTATGATCATTCAGTTTGTCAATGGAATCAATTCCTAAAGGACTTTTGCTCGGACGAATTTAGCGACTTTTATTCTAATAAGTTAAAAGTTGCTGCTATTCTATGGAAAGAAGTCAGAGATTCAACAAATGAAAAAACCTATTCAAGCCAACTTCTGGATGAGTATAGATACAAAATAGAGGAGTATCTAAAATAA
- a CDS encoding helix-turn-helix domain-containing protein, whose amino-acid sequence MTLFEDQIKHYRKQAGLSQEKMAEKIGVSRQAITKWENGTGTPDISNLMAIANLFLISIDELLSNEKTESKKSDYIYESRTEYDIDGKKDFDIKLGGAYKVDLKAYNGEKIVVELFSNVYKNIQSDYKVKIDDNRHNIDIELARLNGVSEAIAKESLIVNINIPAKYIGRVEISVNAGTLTVNDIENENIEINGKISEVALKGNKSEIEIDSNLDMQINVISHEGAVEINQLSATSRLIIPENFCFRSAKKGIANTIYYEKYGKKVESFSNDESDNYIELNGIKSELVIAIDEA is encoded by the coding sequence ATGACTTTATTTGAAGATCAAATCAAACATTACAGAAAACAGGCGGGACTGTCACAGGAAAAGATGGCGGAGAAGATTGGTGTATCTCGTCAGGCGATTACAAAGTGGGAAAATGGAACTGGAACACCTGATATTTCAAATTTGATGGCTATAGCTAATCTCTTTCTAATATCTATAGATGAATTACTGTCAAATGAGAAAACAGAGAGTAAAAAATCTGACTATATCTATGAAAGTCGTACGGAATACGATATCGATGGAAAAAAAGACTTTGATATCAAACTCGGTGGGGCATATAAAGTAGATTTAAAAGCGTATAATGGAGAAAAAATAGTAGTTGAACTATTCTCGAATGTTTATAAAAATATTCAGTCGGACTATAAAGTTAAGATCGATGATAATAGGCATAACATTGATATCGAGCTTGCAAGGTTAAACGGAGTAAGCGAAGCAATTGCGAAGGAGAGCCTCATTGTAAATATTAATATTCCAGCCAAATATATCGGAAGAGTTGAAATATCAGTTAATGCAGGGACACTAACTGTTAATGATATTGAAAATGAAAATATTGAAATAAATGGAAAAATCAGTGAAGTTGCATTAAAAGGCAACAAAAGTGAAATTGAAATAGATTCTAATCTTGATATGCAGATTAATGTTATCTCGCATGAAGGTGCAGTTGAAATCAATCAATTGTCTGCAACATCAAGACTTATAATACCTGAAAACTTCTGTTTTAGAAGTGCAAAAAAAGGAATTGCTAATACTATTTATTATGAAAAGTACGGAAAAAAGGTAGAGTCATTTTCAAATGATGAATCCGATAATTATATTGAACTTAATGGGATAAAAAGCGAGCTTGTTATAGCTATTGACGAAGCATAG
- a CDS encoding DUF3784 domain-containing protein, with product MTLLKIILIAIGATFSTFGYLIYFKKKYNLINDYEANRKAGKKTESYARKVGLIELLLGIALLMIGLYLIVAMRST from the coding sequence ATGACATTATTAAAAATTATTTTAATAGCAATTGGTGCAACTTTTTCAACGTTTGGATACTTAATCTACTTTAAGAAAAAGTACAATCTTATCAATGACTATGAAGCTAACCGCAAAGCTGGTAAGAAAACAGAATCTTATGCTAGAAAAGTTGGCCTTATTGAATTACTACTTGGAATTGCTTTGCTAATGATTGGCTTATACTTGATTGTTGCTATGCGAAGCACTTGA
- a CDS encoding SMI1/KNR4 family protein gives MCSIQLEKYQGRIKAAYEASAFTEGVRPESEEDIKKFEANYTSIPSEYRWLLLNLGGCYLAEPWIFGLKELTENYTIFEEVYEEYMCECEHGPAFPIGGLGDGSIVFIDIESGKVRGYNNDYADLEEISESFSELILDLVEQVESFSAYNI, from the coding sequence ATGTGCAGTATCCAATTGGAAAAATATCAGGGCAGGATTAAGGCGGCTTATGAAGCAAGTGCCTTTACAGAAGGTGTTAGGCCGGAGTCAGAGGAAGATATAAAAAAGTTTGAAGCAAATTACACCTCCATACCATCAGAGTACAGGTGGCTACTACTTAACTTAGGCGGTTGCTATTTGGCAGAGCCATGGATTTTTGGTTTGAAGGAGCTTACGGAAAACTATACCATCTTTGAAGAGGTATATGAGGAATATATGTGTGAATGTGAACACGGCCCAGCATTTCCTATCGGAGGTTTAGGTGATGGGAGCATCGTGTTTATAGACATTGAAAGCGGCAAAGTACGTGGATATAACAATGATTATGCGGACCTTGAGGAAATTTCAGAGAGCTTCTCTGAGCTTATCTTAGATCTAGTAGAGCAGGTAGAAAGCTTTTCTGCCTACAATATCTGA
- a CDS encoding GNAT family protein: MRHGFNDLNLEKMWCGYFDGNTKSKRVQEKCGFRYHHTKENVPCALEGVLRTEHITCLSKAEWISYK, encoded by the coding sequence ATGAGGCATGGATTTAATGACCTGAATCTGGAGAAAATGTGGTGCGGTTATTTTGACGGTAATACAAAGTCAAAGAGAGTCCAGGAAAAATGCGGTTTCCGTTATCATCATACAAAAGAAAACGTTCCATGTGCATTGGAAGGTGTTCTTCGAACAGAACACATAACCTGCCTATCAAAGGCAGAGTGGATTTCATATAAGTAA